The proteins below come from a single Papaver somniferum cultivar HN1 chromosome 11, ASM357369v1, whole genome shotgun sequence genomic window:
- the LOC113324598 gene encoding uncharacterized protein LOC113324598 has translation MSRRTNGLAAPHDEGFGEVVRALNVVAQAMQQQVNLNQNAPPPPPPPNQRDLLVRRFSEQKPDSFKGSPDPLVAEDWIDKIEKIFTLLGVNDEDKLDLAVFKLEGEATRWWDLTRRSRNDGLFTWVEFRLAFLNKYFPQTARNQRMIEFMQLTQRNMTVAQYQAKFEELSRFAIHLVENEELKAFKFQEGLRPSIKGRLSILKITSYNEIVERAMIAERDIEEANRIRERHNGDKNKNKNNNHPYQKKGNGPNMELPAPSCYHCKQPGHFKRNCPALISQRNQQPFIPQNQRQGYQQNRPQNNPPQYQARQPPQQPKAFNIAHVGQDPDNSVVEGTFLVYNSWAKILFDTGATHSFIASSFVLSLGLKTELLDGYLGVASAIGSSARIDRVARMCVVRIAKHEFLIDLFVMNMSGYDVILGMDWLSAHHAVFDCFQKRVTLHSDEGDDRR, from the exons ATGTCTCGTCGTACGAATGGTTTAGCCGCCCCACATGATGAGGGTTTCGGTGAGGTTGTTCGTGCTTTGAATGTTGTTGCTCAAGCGATGCAACAACAAGTGAATCTTAATCAGAatgcacctcctcctcctccaccacctAATCAACGAGATTTGTTAGTTAGAAGGTTTAGTGAACAAAAGCCCGATTCCTTTAAAGGTAGTCCTGATCCACTGGTCGCTGAAGATTGGATAGATAAGATTGAGAAAATATTCACCCTATTAGGCGTGAATGACGAGGATAAGCtggatcttgctgtttttaagcTTGAGGGTGAGGCCACTCGCTGGTGGGACTTGACTCGTCGTTCTAGGAATGACGGTCTGTTTACCTGGGTAGAATTTCGACTCGCCTTCCTAAATAAGTACTTTCCACAAACTGCACGAAACCAACGCATGATCGAGTTTATGCAGTTGACTCAGAGAAATATGACCGTAGCACAGTACCAAGCCAAGTTTGAAGAACTTTCTCGTTTTGCTATTCATCTGGTGGAGAATGAAGAGCTGAAGGCTTTTAAGTTTCAGGAGGGACTTAGACCTTCAATTAAGGGTAGGTTGTCTATTTTGAAGATTACCTCTTATAATGAGATAGTGGAAAGAGCGATGATTGCTGAGAGAGACATTGAGGAGGCAAATCGAATTAGAGAACGTCACAATGGGGAtaagaacaagaataaaaataacaaccacCCATACCAGAAGAAAGGAAATGGACCGAATATGGAACTTCCTGCACCTTCGTGTTATCATTGCAAGCAACCTGGACATTTTAAGAGGAACTGTCCTGCACTTATTTCTCAGAGGAACCAACAACCCTTTATACCTCAGAACCAACGTCAAGGTTATCAGCAGAACCGTCCTCAGAACAATCCACCACAATACCAAGCTCGACAGCCCCCTCAGCAACCTAAGGCGTTCAACATTGCACATGTTGGTCAGGATCCGGATAACTCAGTTGTTGAAGGTACATTCTTAGTTTACAATTCTTGGGCTAAGATATTGTTTGATACTGGTGCTACTCATTCGTTTATTGCTTCTTCGTTTGTTTTGTCATTGGGTTTGAAAACTGAATTACTTGATGGGTACTTAGGCGTAGCTAGTGCGATAGGCAGTAGTGCACGTATTGACCGCGTGGCACGAATGTGTGTAGTACGTATAGCTAAGCATGAGTTTTTGATTGACCTTTTTGTGATGAATATGTCTGGTTATGATGTAATCCTGGGTATGGATTGGTTATCTGCTCATCATgctgtttttgattgttttcaaAAACGTGTGACTCTTCACTCGGACGAAGG AGATGATAGGAGATGA